The proteins below come from a single Eucalyptus grandis isolate ANBG69807.140 chromosome 3, ASM1654582v1, whole genome shotgun sequence genomic window:
- the LOC104450904 gene encoding uncharacterized protein LOC104450904 gives MQSNQSSGCESKQEPVEGIEEVEAELEAELERLELQLDAEASSKQSYQEMIKQVAPKESASASGCSTSFGKLMNPRDEVTEVQSGAEFPLLSSRGGCMSKIARTNQRA, from the exons ATGCAGTCAAATCAGTCCAGTGGATGTGAGTCTAAACAAGAACCTGTGGAAGGGATTGAAGAAGTGGAAGCAGAATTAGAAGCTGAGTTAGAGCGCTTGGAGCTTCAGTTGGATGCTGAAGCCTCTTCCAAGCAGTCATATCAGGAAATGATAAAG CAGGTTGCCCCCAAGGAATCTGCTTCAGCAAGTGGCTGTAGCACGAGTTTTGGGAAATTAATGAACCCCAGAGACGAAGTGACTGAAGTTCAGAGCGGAGCAGAGTTCCCCCTGTTGAGCTCGAGAGGAGGTTGCATGAGCAAGATTGCAAGAACAAATCAAAGAGCTTGA